The following are encoded in a window of Acidimicrobiales bacterium genomic DNA:
- a CDS encoding universal stress protein gives MDTGVTVVLAALDDSPAAQPTLAAAGLLAKVLGAELRAIHVVTGAGRTVAALCERRGVELRQLEGPASELLVAALSDPEAVALVLGSRGHPAGRRPAGRTALEVIQRVEKPVLLVPPEASAERWERVLVPLDSTAAASRGVDEVVRRLADAGLQVLGLHVFDAKTAPRYWDASQHGAQVWSTAFLARHLPHLGAQLHLRTGAAGQEITQFSAEHDVDVVVLGWSRDLTEGRAATVRDVLSRSRVPVLLLPVASAEG, from the coding sequence ATGGACACGGGCGTGACCGTCGTCCTCGCCGCGCTCGATGACAGCCCGGCCGCCCAGCCGACGCTCGCGGCGGCCGGGCTGCTGGCCAAGGTGCTCGGCGCCGAGCTGCGAGCGATCCACGTGGTCACCGGCGCCGGGCGCACGGTCGCCGCGCTATGCGAGCGCAGGGGCGTCGAGCTGCGCCAGCTCGAGGGCCCAGCGTCCGAGCTCCTCGTGGCGGCGCTGTCGGATCCGGAGGCGGTGGCGCTCGTCCTCGGCAGCCGCGGCCATCCCGCCGGCAGGCGACCGGCAGGCCGCACGGCGCTCGAGGTGATCCAGCGGGTCGAGAAGCCGGTGCTGCTCGTGCCGCCGGAGGCCAGCGCCGAGCGCTGGGAGCGGGTGCTCGTCCCGCTCGACAGCACCGCGGCGGCCTCCCGGGGGGTGGACGAGGTGGTGCGGCGGCTCGCCGATGCCGGCCTCCAGGTGCTCGGCCTGCACGTCTTCGACGCGAAGACCGCGCCGCGCTACTGGGACGCGTCCCAGCACGGCGCCCAGGTCTGGTCCACGGCCTTCCTCGCCCGCCACCTCCCTCACCTCGGCGCGCAGCTCCACCTCCGGACGGGGGCCGCCGGTCAGGAGATCACGCAGTTCTCAGCCGAGCACGACGTCGACGTCGTCGTGCTCGGCTGGTCGCGCGATCTGACCGAAGGCAGGGCGGCGACGGTGCGCGACGTGCTCAGCCGCTCTCGCGTCCCGGTGCTCCTGCTGCCGGTGGCGAGCGCCGAGGGCTGA
- a CDS encoding glycosyl hydrolase family 65 protein, which produces MRPSPARPKTRFEAVVFDWDGTAVADRASDAGALRARVESLVAASVDVVVVSGTNVGNVDGQLRARPRGPGHLYLALNRGSEVFAVGERGPELLHRREAGPAELAALDQAAARTLEWLASRGLRARVVTSRLNRRKIDLVPTPRWADPRKTEVARLLAAVTRRLRAKGVAGLAEVVDVARKAAAEAGLVDARVTSDAKHVEIGLTDKSDSMRWVLGELWRRGVGPGLVLVVGDEFGPLGGVPGSDARLLDPGGGRAVAVSVGVEPGGPPEGVLWLGGGPSMLLRLLDDQLELRRRRAVPRVDLDPDWSVALGREERDPSVQGSLFALGSGSLTVRGDLEDADARALRMALLPGVFGRGSDGMPSLLPGPSSTALGGDVTTPCLRILDLRTGVLVREPPGGEEGLRTARFVPLTAGNAVALRAEARGRTWPARALVDPDPGAFGALAPQLVARAGSDGTVDWAVTASGDVSIAAVACQETTESEGVSALERFAVYGAVRRGARRRRRLDRQLAAVREEGFDALLAAHRAAWASRWERADVVVHGDEAAQRALRFALFHLLSAAPPSGEAAVGARGATGLGYAGHVFWDADVFVLPALAATFPEGARSMIAYRLNRLEAARYEAAARGLPGARFPWESADSGRDVTPRRVRDWQGREVAIHTGEREEHINADVVWAMHHYRCWTGDDAVLEGRGRELVLDTARYWAARAEWDRDGRAHLRGVIGPDEYHELVDDNAYTNVMARWHLRYAAALARTGGASRRERERWQRLAAALVDGFDPASGGYEQFDGYFGLEPLLITEFAEPPVAADILLGRERLARSQVVKQADVLMAHHLVPGELHPGALAVDADFYLPRTAHGSSLSPAIHAAVLARLGRGDEALELFHLGCRIDLDDVTGTTAGGVHLAAMGGLWQAAVVGFAGIRPGEEALALDPALPDRWRQLDVCLHFRGQALRVEIAHDALVLRAERPVPVRVGRSPVAVGSTVHGTRSPAGWTRA; this is translated from the coding sequence GTGAGGCCGTCGCCGGCCCGCCCGAAGACCCGCTTCGAGGCGGTCGTCTTCGACTGGGACGGCACCGCGGTCGCCGATCGCGCGAGCGACGCGGGGGCGCTGCGCGCACGGGTCGAGTCGCTCGTTGCGGCCAGCGTCGACGTCGTCGTCGTGAGTGGTACCAACGTTGGCAACGTCGACGGGCAGCTGCGCGCCCGGCCGCGGGGGCCCGGCCACCTGTACCTCGCCCTCAACCGGGGATCGGAGGTCTTCGCCGTCGGCGAGCGCGGTCCGGAGCTCCTCCATCGCCGCGAGGCGGGCCCGGCCGAGCTCGCGGCGCTCGACCAGGCGGCCGCGCGCACCCTCGAGTGGCTCGCCAGCCGGGGGCTTCGCGCCCGGGTCGTCACCTCCCGCCTCAACCGGCGCAAGATCGACCTCGTCCCGACGCCCCGCTGGGCCGACCCGAGGAAGACCGAGGTCGCCCGCCTCCTCGCGGCGGTCACTCGGCGCCTGCGGGCGAAGGGCGTCGCCGGCCTGGCCGAGGTGGTGGACGTGGCGCGCAAGGCCGCGGCCGAGGCGGGCCTCGTGGACGCCCGCGTGACGAGCGACGCGAAGCACGTGGAGATCGGCCTCACGGACAAGTCGGACTCGATGCGCTGGGTCCTCGGCGAGCTCTGGCGGCGCGGGGTGGGGCCTGGGCTCGTCCTCGTCGTCGGCGACGAGTTCGGCCCGCTCGGCGGGGTGCCCGGCAGCGACGCCCGCCTGCTCGACCCGGGCGGTGGGCGGGCCGTCGCCGTCTCGGTCGGCGTCGAGCCGGGAGGGCCGCCCGAGGGGGTCCTCTGGCTCGGCGGCGGGCCGTCGATGCTCCTGCGGCTCCTCGACGACCAGCTCGAGCTCCGCCGGCGCCGGGCGGTCCCGCGCGTCGACCTCGACCCGGACTGGTCCGTGGCTCTCGGGCGGGAGGAGCGGGACCCGAGCGTGCAGGGGAGCCTCTTCGCGCTCGGCTCGGGCAGTCTCACGGTGCGTGGCGACCTCGAGGACGCGGACGCGCGGGCGCTGCGCATGGCGCTGCTCCCGGGCGTGTTCGGCAGGGGGAGCGACGGGATGCCGAGCCTGCTGCCCGGTCCCTCGAGCACGGCGCTCGGCGGCGACGTGACCACCCCGTGCCTGCGGATCCTCGACCTGCGCACCGGGGTGCTCGTGCGGGAGCCGCCAGGCGGCGAGGAGGGCCTGCGCACGGCGCGCTTCGTCCCCCTCACCGCCGGGAACGCCGTCGCGCTGCGCGCCGAGGCGCGCGGCAGGACCTGGCCGGCGCGCGCCCTCGTCGACCCCGATCCCGGTGCCTTCGGCGCGCTCGCCCCGCAGCTCGTTGCCCGCGCCGGGAGCGACGGCACGGTGGACTGGGCGGTCACGGCAAGCGGCGACGTCTCGATCGCGGCGGTCGCCTGCCAGGAGACCACCGAGAGCGAGGGGGTCAGCGCGCTCGAGCGCTTCGCCGTCTACGGGGCGGTGCGCCGCGGGGCGCGCCGGCGCCGCCGACTCGATCGGCAGCTCGCCGCCGTGCGCGAGGAAGGCTTCGACGCCCTGCTCGCCGCCCACCGCGCGGCGTGGGCGTCACGCTGGGAGCGCGCCGACGTGGTCGTGCACGGCGACGAGGCCGCGCAGCGAGCCCTGCGCTTCGCCCTCTTCCACCTCCTCAGCGCCGCGCCGCCGTCCGGTGAGGCGGCGGTGGGCGCCCGGGGCGCGACCGGCCTCGGCTACGCCGGCCACGTCTTCTGGGACGCCGACGTCTTCGTCCTCCCGGCCCTCGCAGCGACGTTCCCGGAGGGCGCACGCTCGATGATCGCCTACCGGCTGAACCGCCTCGAGGCGGCCCGCTACGAGGCGGCCGCCCGCGGCCTGCCGGGCGCTCGCTTCCCGTGGGAGTCCGCCGACAGCGGACGGGACGTGACGCCCCGGCGCGTGAGGGACTGGCAGGGACGCGAGGTGGCGATCCACACCGGCGAGCGCGAGGAGCACATCAACGCCGACGTCGTGTGGGCGATGCACCACTACCGGTGCTGGACCGGGGACGACGCCGTCCTCGAGGGCCGCGGGCGCGAGCTCGTCCTCGACACCGCCCGCTACTGGGCGGCTCGCGCCGAGTGGGACCGGGACGGCAGGGCGCACCTGCGCGGCGTCATCGGGCCAGACGAGTACCACGAGCTCGTCGACGACAACGCGTACACGAACGTCATGGCGCGCTGGCACCTGCGCTACGCGGCCGCGCTCGCCCGAACGGGCGGGGCGTCGCGCCGTGAGCGCGAGCGCTGGCAGCGCCTGGCGGCAGCGCTCGTCGATGGCTTCGACCCGGCCTCGGGCGGCTACGAGCAGTTCGACGGGTACTTCGGCCTCGAGCCGCTCCTGATCACGGAGTTCGCCGAGCCGCCGGTCGCGGCCGACATCCTGCTCGGCAGGGAGCGGCTCGCCCGTTCGCAGGTCGTGAAGCAGGCGGACGTGCTCATGGCCCACCACCTCGTCCCCGGCGAGCTTCACCCCGGGGCGCTCGCGGTCGACGCCGACTTCTACCTGCCGCGCACGGCGCACGGGAGCTCGCTGTCCCCCGCCATCCACGCTGCCGTGCTGGCGCGCCTCGGGCGCGGCGACGAGGCACTGGAGCTGTTCCACCTCGGCTGCCGGATCGACCTCGACGACGTCACGGGGACGACGGCCGGCGGCGTCCACCTCGCGGCGATGGGCGGCCTCTGGCAGGCTGCCGTGGTCGGCTTCGCGGGGATCCGCCCGGGCGAGGAGGCGCTCGCGCTCGACCCGGCGCTGCCGGACCGCTGGCGACAGCTCGACGTGTGCCTGCACTTTCGCGGGCAGGCGCTGCGCGTCGAGATCGCCCACGACGCGCTCGTCCTGCGCGCCGAGCGGCCGGTGCCGGTGCGTGTCGGCCGCTCCCCGGTGGCCGTCGGCTCGACGGTGCATGGGACGCGGTCTCCTGCGGGATGGACACGGGCGTGA
- a CDS encoding LLM class flavin-dependent oxidoreductase — MTSAEAIELARLAEEVGFDRLGISDVVFWPDCFVLLALAARETTRIELGPMVTNPYSRHPAVLAGIMATLQDASDGRAFLGIGVGAGLEQLGMAYERPVAALREAVTAIRALLRGEEVHLNGRTITIDGGRMVGPVRPVPVSIGSRSPQILRLAGELADVALVGGRLADGEVAAGYRRLVAEGAARAGRSPEDVEIALRLTVCVSRDGVLARASVRRYAAHYAAIVRPPDLAERDGGRWMARVEAALARSKGWYFAHDRSDDPELDELVDDEVVRRFAVAGTPAECAELASRALALGFTSASMNLAAPRRPSMFEGLRETLEGCAEVLARLRATARPGGGAGGASG; from the coding sequence ATGACGAGCGCCGAGGCGATCGAGCTCGCTCGCCTCGCCGAGGAGGTGGGCTTCGACCGGCTTGGCATCTCCGACGTCGTCTTCTGGCCGGACTGCTTCGTGCTCCTCGCGCTCGCTGCTCGCGAGACGACGAGGATCGAGCTCGGTCCGATGGTCACGAACCCCTACTCGCGCCACCCGGCGGTGCTCGCCGGGATCATGGCGACCCTCCAGGATGCCTCGGACGGGCGCGCGTTCCTCGGGATCGGGGTCGGCGCCGGCCTCGAGCAGCTCGGCATGGCCTACGAGCGGCCCGTCGCCGCGCTGCGCGAGGCGGTGACGGCGATCCGGGCGCTGCTTCGCGGCGAGGAGGTGCACCTCAACGGCCGGACGATCACGATCGACGGCGGTCGCATGGTCGGTCCGGTGCGCCCCGTGCCGGTCTCGATCGGCAGCCGGAGCCCGCAGATCCTGCGCCTCGCCGGCGAGCTCGCCGACGTCGCGCTCGTCGGCGGTCGGCTCGCCGACGGGGAGGTCGCCGCCGGCTACCGCCGGCTCGTGGCCGAGGGAGCGGCGCGGGCTGGCCGCTCCCCGGAGGACGTCGAGATCGCGCTGCGCCTGACGGTGTGCGTCTCGCGTGACGGGGTGCTCGCGCGAGCGAGCGTCCGCCGCTACGCCGCCCACTACGCCGCGATCGTCCGTCCCCCGGACCTGGCCGAGCGGGACGGCGGGCGGTGGATGGCGAGGGTCGAGGCCGCCCTCGCCCGCTCGAAGGGCTGGTACTTCGCCCACGACCGCTCCGACGATCCCGAGCTCGACGAGCTCGTCGACGACGAGGTGGTGCGCCGCTTCGCTGTCGCGGGGACGCCGGCCGAGTGCGCCGAGCTGGCGAGCCGGGCGCTCGCGCTGGGCTTCACGAGCGCGAGCATGAACCTCGCCGCGCCCCGGCGCCCGTCGATGTTCGAGGGGCTGCGCGAGACGCTCGAGGGCTGCGCCGAGGTGCTCGCCCGGCTCCGAGCCACCGCCCGCCCGGGTGGTGGCGCTGGAGGAGCGAGCGGGTGA
- a CDS encoding RNA polymerase sigma factor, translating into MNALSYREDAPSWLHATRRLGGTVSAPADDVARFRAAFERHYDAVLAYALRRCPTREDAEEIVASTFTTAWRRIDKLAPEPFTLTWLYRVAWRTLANQRRSASRRDHLLGRLGRLRTSSAAHDLDEAGDQEALVLAALARLKPREQEVLRLVAWEELSYAEAAEVLRCSPNAFAIRLHRARLALKHELAALSTPRAPAGAGDTQRNASAHA; encoded by the coding sequence ATGAACGCGCTCTCCTACCGCGAAGACGCGCCATCATGGTTGCATGCGACGAGACGGCTCGGCGGCACCGTGAGCGCGCCGGCCGACGACGTCGCGCGCTTTCGCGCCGCCTTCGAGCGCCACTACGACGCAGTCCTCGCCTACGCGCTCCGTCGCTGTCCGACGCGCGAGGACGCCGAGGAGATCGTCGCCTCCACGTTCACGACCGCCTGGCGCCGCATCGACAAGCTCGCGCCCGAGCCGTTCACGCTGACGTGGCTGTATCGCGTCGCCTGGCGCACGCTCGCCAACCAGCGACGCAGCGCGTCGCGGCGCGACCACCTCCTCGGTCGCCTCGGCCGCCTGCGGACGAGCAGCGCAGCGCACGACCTCGACGAGGCCGGCGACCAGGAGGCGCTCGTGCTCGCCGCCCTGGCACGCCTCAAGCCCCGCGAGCAGGAGGTGCTGCGCCTCGTGGCCTGGGAGGAGCTCTCCTACGCCGAGGCGGCCGAGGTGCTGCGCTGCTCGCCGAACGCGTTCGCCATCCGCCTCCACCGCGCCCGCCTCGCGCTCAAGCACGAGCTCGCCGCGCTCAGCACCCCGCGGGCGCCGGCCGGCGCTGGCGACACGCAGCGGAACGCGAGCGCCCATGCCTGA
- the tmk gene encoding dTMP kinase, whose protein sequence is MGARFIVFEGGEGAGKSTQARLLAERLGAELTREPGGSPLGEHLRSLLLEHRLGPLDPRAELLLVAAARAQHVAERIRPALAAGRSVVCDRFSGSTLAYQGYGRGLPLAQVEAVCRVASDGLVADLTILLDVPLEVAASRRAGARDRIEAEDPHFHRRVAAGFHALAAGDPDRWAVIDGTGDPGAVHARVLALLAARFEEVA, encoded by the coding sequence GTGGGCGCCCGCTTCATCGTCTTCGAGGGTGGGGAGGGGGCTGGGAAGTCCACGCAGGCACGCCTGCTCGCCGAGCGGCTCGGGGCTGAGCTGACGCGAGAGCCGGGCGGGAGCCCGCTCGGGGAGCACCTCCGCTCGCTCCTGCTCGAGCACCGCCTCGGCCCCCTCGATCCTCGCGCCGAGCTCCTGCTCGTGGCGGCGGCCCGCGCCCAGCACGTCGCCGAGCGCATCCGCCCGGCGCTCGCCGCTGGGCGCAGCGTCGTGTGCGATCGTTTCAGCGGGTCGACCCTCGCCTACCAGGGCTACGGGCGCGGCCTACCGCTCGCGCAGGTCGAGGCCGTCTGCCGCGTCGCCTCGGACGGCCTCGTGGCGGACCTCACGATCCTGCTCGATGTCCCGCTGGAGGTGGCGGCCTCCCGTCGCGCCGGGGCGCGCGACCGAATCGAGGCCGAGGATCCCCACTTCCACCGCCGGGTGGCGGCGGGGTTCCACGCGCTCGCGGCGGGCGACCCGGATCGCTGGGCCGTGATCGACGGGACGGGCGACCCCGGCGCCGTCCACGCACGCGTCCTCGCCCTCCTCGCCGCGCGCTTCGAGGAGGTGGCGTGA
- the topA gene encoding type I DNA topoisomerase, whose translation MAKSLVIVESPAKAKTIARFLGPDYIVESSVGHIRDLPRSAAEVPAAYKGEPWARLGVDVENGFKPLYVISKDKQERVRKLRGLLKGASEVLLATDEDREGESIAWHLLEVLAPRVPVKRMVFHEITRQAIEAAIAAPRDLDRRLVDAQEARRILDRLYGYELSPVLWKKVMQGLSAGRVQSVATRIVVERERERMAFRPGTWWGLTGRFATEAGGTLDAELALLGGRPLASGSDFTAAGELEHPERVVLLDEVGARALADALAPARFRVAAVDEKPYRRSPAPPFITSTLQQEAARKLRFSAQRTMQVAQRLYEQGYITYMRTDSTTLSSSALAAARRQASALFGEAAVPPRPRTYDRKVRNAQEAHEAIRPAGEDFRLPAELADELGRDELRLYELIWQRTVASQMVDATGVTARVRIVGRTTGDSPAAPEGTEAEFAATGTVITVPGFLSVYAEGDDEEEAAPGERRLPALRAGEHLEVHAVDAEGHSTKPPARFTEASLVRRLEELGVGRPSTYASILQTIQDRGYVWKKGSALVPSFTAFAVVNLLERHFPQLVDYNFTAAMEDDLDEIASGQEEAVPWLERFYFGAPDGDGEHVEPGRGLKEAVSEHLAAIDAREVNSIPLGTDAAGRPIVVRVGRYGPYLQRGEERAAIPEDLPPDELTVARAEELLAAPSGERLLGTDPATGLPVLVRAGRFGPYVQLGEAEPGSKPRTASLFKSMSPDSVTLEQALALLALPRVVGRDPATGEEVVARNGRYGPYVQRGGDSRSLESEEQLLDITLAEALELFARPKQRTYGRAGAARPLGVDPDTNQAVTLRSGRFGPYVTDGTVNASLRRGDDPETLSLERALELLAERRAAGPAPTRRRRAGTAKAATTAEKAAGKAARASTRAAGSPRAAKKAAPTAEAAPRRAAGGRRARS comes from the coding sequence GTGGCCAAGTCTCTCGTCATCGTCGAGTCGCCTGCGAAGGCCAAGACAATCGCCCGCTTCCTCGGTCCCGACTACATCGTCGAGTCCTCGGTGGGCCACATCCGGGACCTGCCGCGCTCGGCGGCGGAGGTGCCCGCGGCGTACAAGGGCGAGCCGTGGGCGCGCCTCGGCGTCGATGTGGAGAACGGCTTCAAGCCGCTCTACGTCATCTCCAAGGACAAGCAGGAGCGGGTGCGCAAGCTGCGCGGGCTCCTCAAGGGTGCGAGCGAGGTGCTGCTCGCGACGGACGAGGACCGCGAGGGCGAGTCGATCGCCTGGCACCTGCTCGAGGTGCTCGCGCCGCGCGTGCCGGTGAAGCGCATGGTCTTCCACGAGATCACGCGCCAGGCCATCGAGGCCGCGATCGCCGCGCCACGGGACCTCGACCGTCGGCTCGTCGACGCCCAGGAGGCCCGGCGCATCCTCGACCGCCTCTACGGCTACGAGCTGTCGCCGGTGCTGTGGAAGAAGGTGATGCAGGGACTGTCTGCCGGTCGGGTGCAGAGCGTGGCAACGCGCATCGTCGTCGAGCGCGAGCGGGAACGCATGGCCTTCCGGCCGGGCACGTGGTGGGGCCTCACCGGCCGCTTCGCCACGGAGGCGGGCGGGACCCTCGACGCCGAGCTCGCGCTCCTCGGCGGCCGGCCGCTCGCGAGCGGCTCCGACTTCACCGCGGCCGGGGAGCTGGAGCACCCCGAGCGCGTCGTCCTCCTCGACGAGGTCGGGGCGCGCGCGCTCGCCGACGCGCTCGCACCCGCTCGCTTTCGCGTCGCCGCCGTCGACGAGAAGCCCTACCGGCGCTCGCCAGCCCCGCCCTTCATCACCTCGACGCTCCAGCAGGAGGCGGCCCGAAAGCTGCGGTTCTCGGCGCAGCGGACGATGCAGGTCGCCCAGCGCCTCTACGAGCAGGGCTACATCACGTACATGCGGACCGACTCGACGACGCTCTCGTCGAGCGCCCTCGCCGCTGCTCGCCGCCAGGCCAGCGCGCTCTTCGGCGAGGCAGCGGTCCCGCCCCGGCCGCGCACCTACGACCGGAAGGTGCGCAACGCCCAGGAGGCGCACGAGGCGATCCGCCCGGCGGGCGAGGACTTCCGCCTGCCCGCCGAGCTCGCGGACGAGCTCGGACGCGACGAGCTGCGCCTCTACGAGCTCATCTGGCAGCGCACCGTCGCCTCCCAGATGGTCGACGCCACGGGCGTCACCGCGCGCGTGCGGATCGTGGGCAGGACGACCGGCGACTCGCCGGCGGCCCCCGAGGGCACCGAGGCGGAGTTCGCCGCGACGGGAACGGTCATCACCGTCCCGGGTTTCCTCAGCGTCTACGCCGAGGGCGACGACGAGGAGGAGGCCGCTCCCGGCGAGCGGCGCCTGCCGGCGCTGCGCGCCGGGGAGCACCTCGAGGTGCACGCCGTCGACGCCGAGGGGCACTCGACGAAGCCGCCCGCGCGCTTCACCGAGGCGTCCCTCGTCCGGCGTCTCGAGGAGCTCGGCGTCGGCCGGCCCTCGACGTACGCGAGCATCCTGCAGACGATCCAGGACCGCGGCTACGTCTGGAAGAAGGGCAGCGCGCTCGTCCCGTCCTTCACCGCCTTCGCGGTGGTCAACCTCCTCGAGCGGCACTTCCCGCAGCTCGTCGACTACAACTTCACCGCCGCGATGGAAGACGATCTCGACGAGATCGCCTCCGGGCAGGAGGAGGCCGTCCCCTGGCTGGAGCGCTTCTACTTCGGCGCCCCCGACGGCGACGGCGAGCACGTCGAGCCCGGGCGGGGCCTCAAGGAGGCGGTCTCCGAGCACCTCGCGGCGATCGACGCGAGGGAGGTGAACTCCATCCCCCTCGGGACCGACGCCGCGGGCCGGCCCATCGTGGTGCGCGTCGGCCGGTACGGCCCCTACCTGCAGCGCGGCGAGGAGCGGGCCGCGATCCCGGAGGACCTCCCCCCGGACGAGCTCACCGTCGCCCGGGCCGAGGAGCTCCTCGCCGCACCCTCGGGCGAGCGCCTGCTCGGCACCGACCCGGCGACCGGCCTGCCCGTGCTCGTGCGCGCCGGCCGCTTCGGCCCCTACGTCCAGCTCGGGGAGGCCGAACCGGGGAGCAAGCCGCGCACGGCGTCGCTGTTCAAGTCGATGTCGCCCGACAGCGTCACCCTCGAGCAGGCGCTCGCCCTCCTCGCCCTGCCCCGCGTCGTCGGGCGCGACCCGGCGACCGGCGAGGAGGTCGTGGCGCGCAACGGCCGCTACGGCCCCTACGTGCAGCGGGGCGGCGACTCCCGCAGCCTCGAGAGCGAGGAGCAGCTCCTCGACATCACCCTCGCCGAGGCGCTCGAGCTCTTCGCTCGCCCGAAGCAGCGCACCTACGGACGCGCCGGCGCGGCGCGCCCCCTCGGGGTCGACCCTGACACGAACCAGGCCGTCACGCTCCGTTCCGGCCGCTTCGGTCCCTACGTGACCGACGGCACGGTGAACGCCTCGCTGCGGCGGGGCGACGATCCCGAGACGCTCAGCCTCGAGCGCGCCCTCGAGCTGCTCGCCGAGCGGCGTGCCGCCGGCCCGGCGCCGACCCGGCGCCGGCGCGCCGGGACGGCGAAGGCCGCCACCACGGCCGAGAAGGCGGCCGGCAAGGCCGCGCGCGCCTCGACGAGGGCAGCCGGATCCCCACGGGCCGCGAAGAAGGCCGCGCCGACGGCGGAGGCCGCGCCGAGGCGGGCGGCTGGCGGGCGTCGAGCCCGGTCCTGA
- a CDS encoding TrkA family potassium uptake protein, which yields MPMHVVIVGCGRVGARLAVELVRDGHTVAVIDKLESAFKRLPKDWPGTKVLGAGFDRDRLEEAGATRAGALAAVTSGDNSNVLCARIARETYEISNVVARIYDPRRAEIYQRLGIPTVATVTWTTEQVLRRLFPERGAVEWADPSGRIRLVERSLPTAWCGRRLADLEAETGARVVAVTRGGVPQLGPADLIGQEGDILYIAVTFGARALLDEALAGPVGTEEEGGVRP from the coding sequence ATGCCGATGCACGTCGTCATCGTCGGTTGCGGGCGTGTCGGGGCCCGTCTCGCCGTCGAGCTCGTGCGCGACGGCCACACGGTCGCCGTCATCGACAAGCTCGAGTCCGCCTTCAAGCGCCTCCCGAAGGACTGGCCCGGCACGAAGGTCCTCGGTGCCGGCTTCGACCGCGACCGCCTCGAGGAGGCGGGGGCGACGAGGGCGGGCGCGCTCGCCGCGGTGACGAGCGGCGACAACTCCAACGTGCTGTGCGCCCGCATCGCGCGCGAGACCTACGAGATCTCCAACGTCGTCGCGCGCATCTACGACCCACGGCGCGCCGAGATCTACCAGCGCCTCGGCATACCGACCGTCGCGACGGTCACCTGGACGACCGAGCAGGTGCTGCGCAGGCTCTTTCCCGAGCGCGGCGCGGTCGAGTGGGCAGACCCGAGCGGGCGGATCCGGCTCGTCGAGCGCTCCCTGCCGACGGCCTGGTGCGGACGGCGCCTCGCCGACCTCGAGGCCGAGACGGGGGCCCGCGTCGTCGCCGTGACGCGCGGGGGCGTGCCCCAGCTCGGTCCCGCCGACCTGATCGGCCAGGAGGGTGACATCCTCTACATCGCCGTCACCTTCGGCGCGCGAGCGCTGCTCGACGAGGCGCTCGCGGGGCCGGTCGGGACCGAGGAGGAGGGGGGGGTCCGTCCGTGA
- a CDS encoding TrkA family potassium uptake protein, with protein sequence MRVVIAGAGAVGTFLAEDLAASGHDVLVIEKSPGTVERVPRGASIQLVAADACEVDTLQAAELDKADVVVAATGDDEDNLVISLLAKQEFAVPRVIARVNHPKNHWLFNETWGVDIAVSTPHLLSALVEEAVSVGTLVRLLHFEGSDARLVEVTLAQRSPAAGVCIADLGLPRGATVVAVVREGDLVVPRGDTTLQVGDEVLLLVTGEAEDEVRSLLVAP encoded by the coding sequence GTGAGGGTGGTGATCGCGGGCGCCGGTGCCGTGGGGACCTTCCTCGCCGAGGACCTCGCAGCGAGCGGCCACGACGTCCTCGTCATCGAGAAGAGCCCCGGCACCGTCGAGCGCGTCCCGCGCGGTGCCTCGATCCAGCTCGTCGCCGCCGACGCGTGCGAGGTGGACACGCTCCAGGCCGCCGAGCTCGACAAGGCGGACGTCGTCGTGGCCGCCACCGGCGACGACGAGGACAACCTCGTCATCTCCCTGCTCGCCAAGCAGGAGTTCGCCGTCCCGCGCGTCATCGCGCGGGTGAACCACCCGAAGAACCACTGGCTGTTCAACGAGACCTGGGGCGTCGACATCGCGGTCTCCACGCCGCACCTGCTCTCCGCGCTCGTCGAGGAAGCAGTCTCCGTCGGCACCTTGGTCCGGCTCCTGCACTTCGAGGGGTCCGACGCCCGCCTCGTCGAGGTGACGCTCGCGCAGCGCTCGCCCGCGGCGGGCGTCTGCATCGCCGACCTCGGCCTGCCCCGGGGCGCGACCGTCGTCGCCGTGGTGCGCGAGGGGGACCTCGTCGTCCCCCGCGGCGACACCACGCTCCAGGTGGGCGACGAGGTGCTCCTCCTCGTCACCGGCGAGGCCGAGGACGAGGTGCGCAGCCTCCTCGTCGCGCCGTGA